Proteins from a genomic interval of Rhodopseudomonas julia:
- a CDS encoding ribonuclease J, translating to MMVHKSKETNEDLVFVPLGGVGEIGMNLALYGIGPARRRRYIAVDMGVAFGHDNLPGVDAVLPDISYLEERADRLDGIFITHAHEDHFGALFDFWPKLKAPVYMTAFAAGLLAAKRAGEIGAPDIPVTVVEQGDRVSAGPFEVEYVPVSHSIPEPSALAIRSAAGTVVHSGDWKIDPTPGLGRPIDEVRLAEIGREGVRALVCDSTNAVRDGISPSEAEVAAVLKEIIAGAKQRVAVTTFASNVARLKAVAEAAQAAEREVVVVGRSLDRAISVARELGYLDGLPPFHNQEAYGYLPRDKVVALMTGSQGEPRAALARIASNDHPAVALSPGDMVIFSSRTIPGNERAVNGIINGLIDLGAEVITDRLGLVHVSGHPRRDELRRLYELLRPQLLVPVHGEALHLHEQAKLGRAAGIPEVLEMRNGDLARLAPGPGEVISKIGAGQMFRDGRLLLAPEQSGVAERRRLSFAGAVFVSLVMSEKGEPLGDPQVALIGLPACDSEGELLQGIVEDTVDDTLDSLPKAKRRDEASVQESLRRAIRSEIAAIWGKKPSVAVTVSYV from the coding sequence ATGATGGTTCATAAGAGCAAAGAAACGAACGAAGACCTCGTCTTCGTGCCCTTGGGTGGTGTCGGCGAGATCGGCATGAATCTCGCGCTTTACGGGATCGGTCCCGCACGGCGGCGGCGCTATATTGCCGTCGATATGGGCGTGGCTTTCGGCCACGACAATCTGCCCGGGGTCGATGCTGTCCTGCCTGACATCTCCTATCTGGAGGAACGGGCAGATCGCCTCGACGGGATTTTCATCACCCATGCGCACGAGGATCATTTCGGCGCACTCTTCGATTTCTGGCCGAAGCTGAAGGCGCCGGTCTATATGACGGCGTTTGCCGCTGGTCTTCTGGCAGCCAAGAGGGCCGGCGAAATCGGCGCTCCCGACATCCCGGTGACGGTGGTCGAACAGGGCGACAGGGTATCAGCCGGCCCGTTTGAGGTCGAATATGTGCCGGTTTCCCACTCGATTCCCGAGCCGAGCGCACTGGCGATACGTTCTGCAGCCGGCACTGTGGTCCATTCTGGCGACTGGAAGATAGATCCGACGCCGGGTCTGGGTCGGCCGATCGACGAGGTTCGCCTTGCGGAGATCGGTCGGGAAGGGGTGCGCGCACTCGTTTGCGATTCGACCAACGCCGTACGCGACGGCATCAGCCCGAGCGAGGCCGAGGTCGCCGCCGTTTTGAAAGAAATCATCGCCGGCGCCAAGCAGCGCGTTGCGGTTACCACCTTCGCCAGCAATGTCGCACGGCTGAAGGCGGTCGCGGAGGCGGCACAGGCCGCAGAGCGCGAAGTGGTCGTCGTCGGGCGGTCACTCGACCGTGCCATCTCTGTGGCGCGCGAGCTCGGTTACCTCGACGGGCTTCCGCCCTTCCACAATCAGGAGGCCTACGGCTACCTGCCGCGTGACAAGGTCGTCGCGTTGATGACGGGTAGCCAGGGAGAGCCGCGTGCTGCGTTGGCACGTATCGCGTCCAACGATCACCCGGCGGTGGCGCTTTCGCCCGGCGATATGGTGATTTTTTCGTCGCGCACGATTCCCGGCAATGAGCGGGCGGTCAACGGCATCATCAACGGCCTGATCGACCTCGGCGCCGAGGTGATTACCGACAGGCTTGGCCTCGTGCATGTCTCGGGGCACCCCCGGCGCGATGAGCTGCGGCGTCTCTACGAGCTCCTGCGCCCGCAATTGTTGGTTCCCGTTCACGGTGAGGCCCTGCATCTCCACGAGCAGGCGAAGCTCGGTCGTGCCGCCGGCATCCCGGAGGTTCTGGAGATGCGCAACGGTGATCTCGCACGCCTGGCTCCAGGACCCGGCGAGGTCATCTCCAAGATCGGGGCAGGGCAGATGTTCCGCGATGGGCGCCTTCTCTTGGCGCCGGAACAGAGCGGTGTCGCCGAACGGCGACGACTGTCGTTCGCAGGTGCGGTCTTTGTTTCTCTCGTCATGAGTGAGAAGGGCGAGCCATTGGGTGATCCGCAGGTCGCTCTGATCGGGCTGCCGGCATGCGACAGCGAGGGCGAGTTGTTGCAGGGCATCGTCGAGGACACCGTGGACGACACGCTCGATTCCCTGCCCAAGGCAAAGCGTCGCGATGAAGCAAGTGTCCAGGAATCGCTTCGGCGCGCTATACGCAGCGAGATCGCGGCGATCTGGGGCAAGAAGCCTTCCGTCGCCGTCACCGTCAGTTACGTCTGA
- the proS gene encoding proline--tRNA ligase, which translates to MRLSRYFLPILKEDPKEAEIVSHRLMLRAGMIRQQSAGIYSWLPLGKRVLDKVSAIVREEQNRAGALEILMPTIQSADLWIESGRYNDYGQEMLRIRDRHDRALLYGPTAEEMVTDIFRSHVRSYRDLPLNLYHLQWKFRDEVRPRFGVMRSREFLMKDAYSFDLDYEGARAAYNRMFVAYLRTFSRFGLQPIPMRAETGPIGGDLSHEFIILADTGESAVYCDKALLDLPIPGEDTDFTADLTPIFDAWTGPYAATDDMHDPAAFEAVPEERRVSARGIEIGHIFYFGTKYSEPMKAMVTNQDGEMVPVHMGSYGIGPSRVVAAIIEASHDDAGIIWPKSVAPFDLGLVNLKPGDAATDEIAEGLTVRLEKAGLEVLYDDVDARAGAKFATMDLIGLPTQLVVGPRGAASGEVEVKDRATGAKETLSLDEAVNRLVHEKA; encoded by the coding sequence ATGCGACTGTCCCGATATTTCCTGCCCATCCTCAAAGAAGACCCGAAGGAAGCGGAGATCGTCTCCCATCGCCTGATGCTCCGCGCGGGTATGATTCGCCAGCAATCTGCTGGGATCTATTCGTGGTTGCCGCTCGGCAAGCGTGTGCTCGACAAAGTGAGCGCCATTGTCCGGGAGGAGCAGAATCGCGCTGGTGCGCTCGAAATCCTGATGCCGACGATCCAATCGGCGGATCTGTGGATCGAAAGCGGGCGCTACAACGATTACGGGCAGGAGATGCTGCGCATCCGCGACCGTCATGATCGGGCGCTGCTCTATGGTCCGACAGCGGAAGAGATGGTCACCGACATCTTCCGCAGCCATGTGCGCTCCTACCGGGATCTGCCGCTCAATCTCTATCATCTCCAGTGGAAGTTCCGCGACGAGGTGCGCCCCCGCTTCGGCGTGATGCGCTCGCGGGAGTTTCTGATGAAGGACGCGTATTCCTTCGATCTCGACTATGAGGGGGCGCGCGCGGCCTACAACCGGATGTTCGTCGCCTATCTGAGGACGTTCTCCCGCTTCGGCCTGCAGCCGATTCCGATGCGTGCGGAAACCGGGCCGATTGGCGGCGATCTCAGCCACGAATTCATCATCCTCGCCGACACCGGTGAAAGCGCGGTGTATTGCGATAAGGCGCTTTTGGATCTGCCGATTCCCGGAGAAGACACGGATTTCACCGCCGATCTGACGCCGATTTTCGACGCGTGGACGGGCCCTTACGCGGCGACCGACGACATGCACGATCCGGCCGCCTTCGAGGCGGTGCCGGAAGAGCGGCGGGTTTCCGCACGCGGTATCGAAATCGGCCATATTTTCTACTTCGGCACCAAGTACTCAGAGCCCATGAAGGCCATGGTGACGAATCAAGACGGAGAGATGGTGCCGGTCCATATGGGCTCCTATGGCATCGGCCCGTCGCGCGTGGTCGCCGCGATCATCGAGGCGAGCCACGACGATGCGGGTATCATCTGGCCGAAGAGCGTCGCACCTTTCGATCTCGGTCTGGTCAATCTGAAGCCGGGCGACGCAGCGACGGATGAAATCGCAGAGGGGCTGACCGTGCGCCTGGAGAAGGCCGGTCTTGAGGTTCTCTATGATGACGTCGATGCGCGCGCAGGGGCCAAATTCGCAACGATGGACCTGATCGGCCTGCCGACCCAGCTCGTCGTCGGCCCGCGCGGCGCGGCCTCGGGCGAGGTCGAGGTCAAAGATCGCGCCACGGGCGCCAAAGAGACGTTGTCGCTCGATGAGGCGGTCAATCGCCTCGTGCACGAGAAGGCCTGA
- a CDS encoding lipoprotein-releasing ABC transporter permease subunit produces MLALRYLRPRRKEAFISVIAGFSFLGICLGVATLVIVMAVMNGFRAELLDKILGINGHLILQPIDTPLTDYDAVAKRVTAVPGVRAAIPLVEGQALASGATSGGSGVLVRGIRGADLEKVPGIAGNIQEGGGIADFDTAGGVAVGSRLAQSLGLFVGDNITLVSPRGAVTPMGVAPRVKAYPIVAIFEIGMSEYDSTFVFMPLEEAQAYFNKGEEVGAIEVYLDNPDDVEAMRGKVEEAAGRPVYSSDWRQRNVTFFSALEVERNVMFIILTLIVLVAALNIISGLIMLVKDKGHDIAILRTMGATRGAILRIFFITGASIGVVGTLVGVALGALVCANIETLREFVTWITRTEVFSPELYYLSRLPADMDVGETLSIMVMAIILSFLATLYPAWRAAKLDPVEALRYE; encoded by the coding sequence ATGCTGGCGCTGCGCTACCTTCGGCCGCGGCGCAAAGAGGCGTTCATTTCCGTCATTGCTGGCTTCTCTTTTCTCGGCATCTGCCTGGGTGTCGCGACGCTCGTGATCGTGATGGCCGTGATGAACGGCTTTCGCGCCGAGCTTCTCGACAAGATCCTCGGCATCAACGGCCATCTCATTCTGCAGCCGATCGACACGCCTTTGACCGACTATGACGCGGTCGCCAAACGTGTGACCGCTGTGCCGGGCGTGCGCGCGGCGATCCCTCTCGTGGAGGGCCAGGCGCTCGCATCTGGGGCAACGAGCGGCGGCTCCGGCGTGCTGGTGCGCGGCATCCGAGGCGCGGATCTCGAAAAAGTCCCAGGCATTGCCGGCAACATTCAAGAAGGCGGCGGGATTGCCGATTTCGATACGGCGGGGGGCGTCGCCGTCGGCAGCCGGCTTGCCCAGTCTCTCGGCCTTTTTGTTGGCGACAACATCACCCTGGTCAGTCCACGTGGGGCCGTCACACCGATGGGCGTGGCGCCACGGGTCAAAGCCTATCCGATCGTTGCGATCTTTGAGATCGGCATGTCGGAATACGATTCCACCTTCGTGTTCATGCCTCTCGAAGAGGCCCAGGCCTACTTCAACAAGGGCGAGGAGGTCGGTGCGATCGAGGTCTATCTCGACAATCCCGACGATGTTGAGGCCATGCGCGGCAAGGTCGAAGAGGCTGCGGGCCGGCCCGTCTATTCATCCGATTGGCGCCAGCGCAACGTCACGTTCTTCTCCGCCCTCGAGGTCGAACGCAACGTGATGTTCATCATCCTGACGCTGATCGTGCTCGTTGCGGCCCTCAACATCATCTCCGGCCTGATCATGCTGGTGAAGGACAAGGGTCACGATATCGCGATCCTGCGCACGATGGGGGCAACGCGAGGAGCGATCCTGCGGATCTTCTTCATCACGGGAGCAAGCATCGGCGTCGTCGGCACGCTCGTCGGCGTGGCTCTCGGTGCGCTCGTCTGCGCCAACATCGAGACCCTGCGCGAGTTCGTGACCTGGATCACGCGCACCGAAGTGTTCTCACCGGAGCTCTATTATTTGAGCCGTCTGCCCGCCGATATGGACGTGGGAGAGACGCTGTCGATCATGGTGATGGCGATCATTCTCTCCTTCCTCGCCACGCTCTATCCCGCCTGGCGCGCAGCCAAGCTCGATCCTGTTGAGGCATTGCGCTACGAATGA
- the mce gene encoding methylmalonyl-CoA epimerase has translation MLGRLNHIAIAVSDLGAATALYRDTLGAEVSEPQPLPEHGVTVVFVVLPNTKVELLEPLGEKSPIAAFLERSPAGGIHHICYEVSDILAARDRLKAEGKRVLGDGEPKIGAHGKPVLFLHPKDFNGTLVEIEEA, from the coding sequence ATGCTGGGTCGGCTCAATCATATTGCTATCGCCGTCAGTGATCTCGGCGCTGCCACGGCACTTTATCGCGACACGCTTGGAGCCGAGGTGTCTGAGCCGCAGCCCTTGCCCGAGCACGGCGTTACCGTCGTCTTTGTGGTCCTGCCGAACACCAAGGTGGAGCTCTTGGAGCCTCTCGGCGAGAAGTCGCCGATTGCTGCCTTCCTCGAACGGAGCCCCGCCGGTGGCATCCACCACATCTGCTACGAGGTCTCCGATATTCTGGCGGCCCGTGATCGCCTCAAGGCCGAGGGAAAGCGTGTCCTTGGCGATGGCGAGCCGAAGATCGGAGCGCATGGCAAGCCGGTTCTCTTTCTGCATCCGAAGGACTTCAATGGCACCCTCGTGGAGATTGAGGAGGCCTAG
- a CDS encoding esterase-like activity of phytase family protein, with protein MRSPSFVSLFPGLLVFLVAVAAPAPGRAAEAGSLPSPVFRGALTLPHNLKVEGTTFGGISGLDYDAASDTFYALSDDRAQRGPARYYKLRLTLDADGIHGANIASMHVLTSPDGGQFSEGDIDPEALRLAASGKHLYWSSESNQDGTPEIFVSNLDGSASRGLSLPDAYLPKAHGSRGVRPNLGFEAIALSPDNKRLYAITENALIQDGSQATLYAGSLSRIIVFDLTSGKVVAEYIYETDPIFRAPAFPLGGADNGVSEALALADGRLLVIERSYAAGVGNHIVIYVVTLDNADDISGLESIADRDVRTVRKTPWFILDEGAFGLDLDNIEAASFGPQIDGHPSLVLASDDNFNPLGQVTQFLLFTLSATAPAFPAGEPSSDLPGSEPAPSHL; from the coding sequence GTGCGCTCACCTTCCTTTGTGTCCCTATTCCCGGGCCTCCTCGTCTTCCTCGTCGCCGTCGCGGCGCCCGCTCCAGGCAGAGCCGCGGAGGCCGGCAGCCTGCCTTCGCCCGTCTTCCGTGGGGCCTTGACGTTGCCGCACAACCTGAAGGTCGAGGGCACGACTTTCGGAGGCATTTCCGGTCTCGACTATGATGCGGCCAGCGACACGTTTTATGCGCTCTCAGACGACCGCGCGCAGCGTGGACCGGCACGCTATTACAAGCTCCGCCTGACCCTCGACGCAGACGGCATCCACGGCGCCAACATCGCCTCCATGCATGTCCTCACGTCTCCGGACGGCGGCCAGTTCTCTGAAGGTGATATCGATCCGGAGGCTTTGAGGCTCGCGGCGTCCGGCAAGCATCTCTACTGGTCGAGCGAGAGCAACCAGGACGGCACTCCGGAGATCTTCGTTTCCAACCTCGACGGCAGCGCGAGCCGAGGGCTCTCCTTGCCAGACGCCTACTTGCCGAAAGCGCACGGCAGCCGCGGCGTGCGCCCCAATCTCGGCTTCGAGGCGATCGCCCTCTCCCCGGACAACAAGCGTCTTTACGCCATCACCGAAAACGCGCTCATCCAGGACGGCAGTCAGGCAACGCTTTACGCCGGAAGCCTGTCGCGCATCATCGTCTTCGACCTCACATCCGGTAAAGTCGTCGCCGAGTACATCTACGAAACCGATCCGATCTTCCGCGCCCCGGCATTTCCGCTCGGAGGCGCCGACAATGGCGTTTCAGAAGCGCTCGCGCTTGCCGACGGCCGCCTCCTCGTCATCGAACGCTCATATGCGGCCGGCGTCGGCAACCACATCGTCATCTATGTCGTCACGCTCGACAACGCGGACGACATTTCCGGTCTTGAAAGCATCGCGGATCGCGATGTCCGCACGGTTCGAAAGACGCCCTGGTTCATTCTCGACGAGGGAGCCTTCGGCCTCGACCTCGACAACATCGAGGCCGCAAGCTTTGGCCCGCAGATCGACGGCCACCCCTCGCTCGTCCTTGCCTCAGACGACAATTTCAACCCGCTCGGCCAGGTCACGCAATTCCTGCTCTTCACCCTGAGCGCAACGGCCCCCGCCTTCCCGGCCGGAGAGCCTTCAAGTGATCTGCCGGGATCTGAGCCTGCCCCAAGTCATCTCTGA
- a CDS encoding DUF1467 family protein — protein MSWISALAVYFVIWWLVLFAVLPFGVRTQEEEGEVTLGTDRAAPAVPRMWWKLLATSLVAALIFGVVYLAIAVFGVTLEDLVV, from the coding sequence GTGTCCTGGATCAGCGCTCTTGCCGTCTATTTTGTAATCTGGTGGCTGGTGCTGTTCGCCGTCCTGCCTTTCGGGGTGCGCACCCAGGAGGAGGAGGGCGAGGTGACGCTGGGCACGGACCGCGCAGCGCCGGCAGTTCCGCGTATGTGGTGGAAGCTTCTGGCGACCTCACTGGTCGCGGCTCTCATCTTTGGCGTCGTCTATCTCGCGATCGCCGTCTTCGGGGTGACTTTGGAAGATCTCGTCGTCTGA
- the dnaE gene encoding DNA polymerase III subunit alpha, producing MAPHFIHLNCHSAFSLLEGALPVAKLIKLAKSAGMPAVGVTDSANLFGALEFSQKASGSGIQPLIGCKLPVALSENVERRADPHFRAAGREHLFLLCANETGWQNLVHLVTAYYLGEDSAGLPLTAPLLQAYGEGLLAMTGGHDGVLYPSIFGNRPEDAAGRLTTLQTIFQDRLYVAIERHGMQIEMSAEAGVLDLAYARDVPIVATNEPFFATEDDYESHDALLAVAEGRVVSEDDRRQLTRQHGFLSAEAMAEKFADLPEAIENTVEIAVRCQMRPKTRRPILPRFVGGMAADSETAEAHEAAELREQAEAGLKMRLAKHGCAPGLSVEDYEKRLSFELGIIEKMKFPGYFLIVSDFIKWAKEHGIPVGPGRGSGAGSVVAWSLTITDLDPLRFNLLFERFLNPERVSMPDFDVDFCQERRDEVISYVQERYGKAQVAQIITFGTLQARAALRDVGRVLEMPYGQVDRLCKLVPADPSNPVTLAQAVADEPRFQEEIEREPVVGRLIDIATRLEGLYRHASTHAAGIVIGDRRLEELVPLYRDPRSNLPVTQFNMKWVEQAGLVKFDFLGLKTLTVLDKAVRLLRKREIDCDLAALPLDDPTTFAMLARGETVGVFQLESQGMRRALVGMRADRFEDIIALVALYRPGPMDNIPTYNRRKHGEEEPDYLLPELEPTLKETYGVIIYQEQVMQIAQLLSGYSLGEADLLRRAMGKKIKAEMDAQRERFVEGAKAHGVKAADAAMVFDLVAKFASYGFNKSHAAAYALVAYQTAFLKANHPAEFLAASMTLDMGNTDKLNEFRLEAKRLGIEVLPPDINRSGTFFDVEEGAIVYALSALKGVGQHAVEHIVESRRDGPFVDLADFVARTDPRVIGRRAMECLAQAGAFDSLGLDRATVFANVGRLLRSGTEHHARQEAGVVDLFAAPSDAPELNLLPADPWMQSEKLMRELAAVGAYLSGHPLDAYSDIVRKKGGSSWKDFADKVRRLGAEAGLIASTVVRKQEKRTRSGGRIGILTLSDPSGQFEAVLYQEQLFEWRDKLEPGRSYLFRLTAEMEDETDDLRVRIVGVEPLEEMAAQLSMALTVYLNDSDPVERLASRLNGPGQSQVSLVLLRRDENREIEIRLPGRYQVTPQVASAIKAVPGVVHVDLQ from the coding sequence TTGGCACCGCATTTCATCCATCTCAATTGTCATTCGGCCTTTTCGCTGCTGGAGGGCGCTCTCCCGGTCGCAAAGCTCATCAAGCTCGCCAAGAGCGCGGGCATGCCCGCAGTGGGCGTGACCGATTCGGCCAATCTCTTTGGCGCGTTGGAATTTTCTCAAAAAGCCTCAGGCTCTGGGATCCAGCCGCTCATCGGCTGCAAATTGCCCGTGGCCTTGTCGGAGAATGTGGAGCGCCGCGCCGACCCGCACTTCCGAGCCGCCGGGCGGGAGCATCTCTTTTTGCTCTGCGCCAACGAAACCGGCTGGCAGAACCTCGTCCACCTCGTCACCGCCTATTATCTCGGCGAAGATTCGGCCGGCTTGCCGCTGACGGCGCCGCTTTTGCAGGCGTATGGCGAAGGGCTTCTGGCGATGACGGGCGGTCATGACGGAGTGCTCTATCCGTCCATCTTCGGCAATCGCCCGGAGGATGCCGCGGGACGCCTGACGACGCTTCAGACGATTTTTCAGGACAGGCTTTACGTGGCGATCGAGCGCCACGGAATGCAGATCGAGATGTCTGCTGAAGCGGGTGTTCTGGACCTTGCCTATGCGCGCGACGTGCCGATCGTCGCGACGAATGAACCGTTCTTCGCAACCGAGGACGATTACGAATCGCATGATGCGCTCCTCGCGGTCGCTGAAGGCCGCGTCGTCTCTGAAGATGATCGCAGGCAGCTCACGCGCCAGCATGGCTTCTTGTCGGCCGAGGCGATGGCGGAAAAATTCGCCGATCTGCCCGAGGCGATAGAAAACACCGTCGAGATTGCCGTCCGCTGCCAGATGCGGCCGAAGACGCGCCGGCCGATCCTGCCGCGTTTCGTCGGAGGGATGGCGGCCGATTCCGAGACGGCGGAAGCACATGAGGCCGCCGAACTGCGCGAGCAGGCGGAGGCTGGGCTGAAAATGCGTCTCGCCAAACATGGCTGCGCGCCGGGCCTCAGCGTGGAGGATTACGAGAAACGTTTGAGTTTCGAGCTCGGCATCATCGAGAAGATGAAGTTCCCGGGCTACTTCCTGATCGTTTCCGACTTCATCAAATGGGCGAAGGAACACGGCATCCCGGTTGGGCCCGGCCGTGGTTCGGGCGCGGGTTCGGTGGTCGCCTGGTCGCTGACGATTACCGATCTCGATCCGTTGCGTTTCAACCTTCTTTTCGAGCGCTTCCTCAATCCGGAGCGCGTGTCGATGCCGGACTTTGACGTCGATTTCTGTCAGGAGCGGCGCGACGAGGTCATCTCCTACGTCCAGGAGCGCTACGGCAAGGCCCAGGTGGCCCAGATCATCACCTTCGGGACGCTGCAGGCGCGCGCTGCCCTGCGTGATGTCGGTCGCGTGCTCGAGATGCCCTACGGTCAGGTCGATCGGCTCTGCAAATTGGTGCCGGCCGATCCGTCGAACCCGGTCACTCTGGCCCAGGCCGTCGCCGACGAGCCGCGCTTCCAGGAAGAGATCGAGCGCGAGCCCGTGGTCGGTCGTCTCATCGATATAGCTACACGGCTTGAGGGGCTTTATCGCCACGCCTCGACGCATGCTGCGGGTATCGTCATTGGTGACCGCCGGCTTGAGGAGCTGGTGCCGCTTTACCGTGACCCGCGCTCAAATCTGCCCGTCACCCAGTTCAACATGAAATGGGTGGAGCAGGCCGGTCTCGTCAAATTCGACTTTCTTGGCCTCAAGACTCTGACCGTGCTCGACAAAGCGGTCCGCCTCTTGCGCAAAAGAGAGATCGATTGCGATCTTGCGGCCTTGCCCCTCGACGATCCGACGACCTTTGCCATGCTGGCGCGCGGCGAGACAGTGGGCGTGTTCCAGCTGGAAAGCCAAGGCATGCGCCGCGCGCTCGTCGGTATGCGCGCCGACCGTTTCGAGGACATCATCGCTCTCGTCGCGCTCTACCGGCCGGGACCGATGGACAACATCCCGACCTACAACAGGCGCAAGCACGGCGAGGAAGAGCCGGATTATCTCCTGCCCGAACTCGAGCCGACGCTGAAGGAGACCTACGGCGTCATCATCTATCAGGAGCAGGTGATGCAGATCGCCCAGCTCCTGTCGGGCTACTCGCTCGGTGAAGCCGATCTTCTTCGTCGCGCCATGGGCAAGAAGATCAAGGCGGAGATGGACGCCCAGCGCGAGCGTTTCGTCGAAGGCGCCAAGGCGCATGGCGTGAAAGCCGCCGATGCTGCCATGGTCTTCGACCTCGTGGCGAAGTTCGCAAGCTACGGTTTCAACAAATCGCACGCGGCGGCCTATGCGCTGGTCGCCTATCAGACCGCCTTTTTGAAGGCCAATCATCCGGCCGAGTTCCTCGCCGCGTCGATGACGCTCGACATGGGCAACACCGACAAGCTCAACGAATTTCGGCTGGAGGCAAAGCGCCTCGGCATCGAGGTGCTTCCGCCCGATATCAACCGCTCCGGCACGTTCTTCGACGTGGAGGAGGGCGCCATCGTCTATGCGCTGTCGGCCTTGAAGGGCGTTGGCCAACACGCGGTTGAGCATATCGTCGAATCCCGGCGTGATGGGCCGTTTGTCGATCTCGCCGACTTCGTGGCACGCACAGATCCGAGAGTGATCGGCCGACGTGCCATGGAATGCCTGGCGCAGGCGGGCGCATTTGATTCGCTCGGCCTGGACCGCGCCACCGTCTTTGCCAATGTCGGCCGGCTTCTGCGCTCCGGCACCGAGCATCATGCGCGCCAGGAGGCGGGCGTTGTCGATCTCTTTGCTGCGCCGAGCGATGCTCCTGAGCTCAACCTTCTGCCTGCCGATCCGTGGATGCAGTCGGAAAAGCTGATGCGCGAGCTCGCGGCCGTCGGAGCCTATCTATCCGGGCATCCGCTCGATGCCTACTCCGACATCGTGCGGAAGAAAGGGGGCAGCTCGTGGAAGGATTTCGCCGATAAGGTGCGAAGACTGGGCGCCGAGGCCGGGCTGATCGCCTCGACTGTCGTGCGCAAACAGGAGAAGCGGACGCGCTCCGGTGGCCGCATAGGCATTCTGACGCTGTCTGATCCCTCGGGACAGTTCGAGGCGGTGCTGTATCAGGAGCAGCTTTTCGAATGGCGTGACAAGCTTGAGCCGGGACGCTCATATCTGTTCCGGCTGACCGCCGAGATGGAAGACGAGACGGACGACCTCAGGGTGCGCATCGTCGGCGTCGAGCCGCTTGAGGAAATGGCGGCGCAGCTCAGTATGGCGCTCACGGTTTATTTGAACGATAGCGATCCGGTCGAACGCTTGGCGAGCCGCCTGAACGGACCCGGTCAGTCACAGGTTTCGTTGGTGCTTTTGCGCCGAGATGAAAACCGCGAAATCGAGATCAGATTGCCTGGGAGGTATCAGGTCACGCCACAAGTTGCGAGCGCAATCAAGGCAGTACCGGGGGTGGTTCACGTAGATCTTCAATAA
- a CDS encoding ABC transporter ATP-binding protein — translation MSHTADIPALSLEKVVRVYQSGSGDLPILQGADLTLFPGELVALVAPSGAGKSTLLHMAGLLEKPDDGQVWVAGEATVGLDDGERTALRRRTIGFVYQFHHLLPEFSALENCVIPQMIAGLSRQEATERARQLLAYLRVDHRADHRPAELSGGEQQRVAIARAFANAPRLLLADEPTGNLDPKTSDHVFDALTRLVRETRLAGLVATHNLALAKRMDRTVTLRDGKIVPYESD, via the coding sequence ATGAGCCACACGGCAGACATCCCCGCGCTCAGCCTTGAGAAGGTCGTGCGCGTCTATCAGAGCGGCAGCGGAGACCTTCCGATCCTGCAAGGAGCGGATCTCACGCTTTTTCCAGGCGAGCTCGTTGCGCTCGTCGCCCCCTCGGGGGCCGGCAAGTCGACGCTCCTGCATATGGCCGGACTTCTCGAGAAGCCGGATGACGGGCAGGTATGGGTGGCCGGCGAGGCGACCGTTGGCCTCGATGACGGCGAGCGTACGGCTTTGCGACGACGCACCATCGGTTTTGTCTACCAGTTCCATCATCTCCTGCCGGAATTCTCCGCGCTCGAGAATTGCGTCATCCCGCAAATGATCGCCGGCCTTTCCCGTCAGGAAGCGACGGAACGTGCGCGCCAGCTGCTGGCCTATTTGCGCGTCGATCACCGTGCCGATCATCGCCCGGCGGAGCTTTCCGGTGGCGAACAGCAACGCGTGGCGATTGCCCGCGCGTTCGCCAATGCGCCCCGGCTCCTTCTGGCGGACGAACCAACCGGCAATCTCGACCCCAAGACATCAGACCATGTGTTTGATGCCTTGACCCGGCTTGTGCGCGAAACGCGCCTGGCGGGGCTGGTTGCGACCCACAACCTCGCTCTGGCAAAGCGCATGGATCGCACCGTCACGCTGAGAGACGGCAAAATCGTGCCGTACGAGAGCGATTGA